The genomic window GCCGGACTGCCCCAGCGGCTGCGGTGAGCGACCGGCGCTCGTGGTGGGCCGGCCCGCTGGAGTCGGTCGCGCTGCTCACCGCGGTCCGCGTGCCCGCCGCCGGGACGACGTCGACGCGCGGCGTGCTGCCGTGGGCGCCGCTGGTCGGGCTGGCGCTGGGCGGGGTGGCGGCCGGCACCGGCGTCCTCGGCGCGCACCTGGTGTCCCCGCTGACCGGTTCGGTCGGTGCCCTGGCCGTCCTCGCGGCGCTCACCCGCGCGCTGCACCTCGACGGGCTCGCCGACACCGCCGACGGCCTGGGGCCGCTGCGCGGCCGGGAGCGGGCGCTGCAGGTGATGCACCAGGGCGACGTCGGCCCGTTCGGGGTGGTGACGCTCGTCCTCACGCTGCTGCTGCAGGCGTCGGCGGGCGCGGCGCTGCTGGCCGGCGATGGCGGCTGGCCGGCGCTGTGGACCGCGGTGGTGGTCGCGCGGCTGTCGATGGCCCGCACGGGGCTGCCCGGGACGCCGACGGCGGAGGGCTCGTCGCTGGGGCGGGCGGTGGCCGGCACCGTGTCGCGGCCGTGGCTGGCCGGGTGGACGGCGCTCACCGCGGCGCTGGCGGCGACCACCGCCTGGCTGAGCACCGGTCCGGCCGCGGCGGCGGTCCTGGTCGGGGCCGCGGCGGCGGGGCTGCTGGCGGCCGAGGCCGTGCGGGCCCGCGCGTCGGCGCGCCTCGGCGGGGTCACCGGGGACGTGATGGGGGCGATGGGCGAGGCGGCGGCGACCGTCGTCCTGCTGGTCGCCGCCGCCTGCGCCGGGATCGTCTAGCGGCGGACCGCCGACCACGCGACCCCGCTGCAGGGACCCGCCTCGAACTGGCGAGGGGGGCAGCGGGGTCCTCGCCTCAGCGGCGGCCGGTCAGCGAGCCGAGCAGCCGGCCCAGCCCGCCGGAGGCGGCGGTCGTCGGCGCACCGCGGCCCATGCGCCGGGTCGGGGTGCCGGCCGACATGCGGGTCCGGCCCGTGCCGGCCGCCATGCCGCGTCCGCTCATGCCCCGTCCGCCCATGCCGCGGCCCATGCCGCGTCCAGTCGTGGCACGTCCTGCGGCGGCGCGGCCTCCGGCGGCGCCCCGACGAGCCGTGGTCTCAGCAGTTCCGAGGAGTCGGTTCAGGATGCCCATGGACGTGGGGTACCCACCCGGCCGGGCCCACGCCCCGGGGACGCGGCCGGACGGCGCGCCGTCACGCAGGACACCCTCGTGATCACGCGGGCGCACCGGACTGCGCCGGGGTCTCGCCGCCCTCCAGGTCACCCTCCGTGTCGAGGTAGGCCTGCTGGAGCTCGGCCAGCAGCGCCGGGTCCGGCTCGGCCCACATGCCCCGGTCGACGGCCTCGAGTAGCCGCTCGGCGATGCCGTGCAGCGCCCACGGGTTGGACCGCTCCATGAACTCCCGGTTCTCCGGGTCGAGCACGTAGGTCTGGGTGAGCTTCTCGTACATCCAGTCGGCCACGACGCCGGTCGTGGCGTCGTAGCCGAACAGGTAGTCGACGGTCGCCGCCAGCTCGAAGGCGCCCTTGTAGCCGTGCCGGCGCATCGCCGAGAGCCACTTGGGGTTGACCACCCGCGCCCGGAAGACGCGCGAGGTCTCCTCGGTCAGCGACCGGGTGCGCACCTGCTCGGGCCGGGTGGAGTCACCGATGTAGGCACGCGGCGCGGAGCCGGTCAGCGCGCGGACCGTCGCCACCATCCCGCCGTGGTACTGGAAGTAGTCGTCGGAGTCGGCGATGTCGTGCTCGCGGGTGTCGACGTTCTTCGCCGCCACCGCGATCCGCCGGTAGGCCGACTCCATGTCGGGCCGGGCCTGCACGCCGTCGAGGTCGCGGCCGTAGGCGTAGCCGCCCCAAACCGCGTACACCTCGGCCAGGTCGGCGTCGCCGCGCCAGTTCCGCGAGTCGATCAGCGACAGCAGGCCC from Geodermatophilus normandii includes these protein-coding regions:
- a CDS encoding adenosylcobinamide-GDP ribazoletransferase, translated to MSDRRSWWAGPLESVALLTAVRVPAAGTTSTRGVLPWAPLVGLALGGVAAGTGVLGAHLVSPLTGSVGALAVLAALTRALHLDGLADTADGLGPLRGRERALQVMHQGDVGPFGVVTLVLTLLLQASAGAALLAGDGGWPALWTAVVVARLSMARTGLPGTPTAEGSSLGRAVAGTVSRPWLAGWTALTAALAATTAWLSTGPAAAAVLVGAAAAGLLAAEAVRARASARLGGVTGDVMGAMGEAAATVVLLVAAACAGIV